Proteins found in one Amycolatopsis umgeniensis genomic segment:
- a CDS encoding ABC transporter permease subunit produces MNDFFNTFLKWEYIWEVFPDLLGTGLLNTLILSAFSALIGTVLGMLLATMGLSGKAWLRWPARVYTDIFRGLPAILTILVIGQGGGILIPSLSRNPYPLGILALSLIAAAYIGEIFRAGIQSVEKGQMEASRALGMSYTKAMALVVIPQGVRRVLPALVNQFIALVKDSSLVYFLGFLAEQRDLFRIGQDLAANTGNLSPLVAAGAVYLVITVPLTHLVNYIDKKLRTGKKVRADDEGPETELLNAGKVPMS; encoded by the coding sequence GTGAACGACTTCTTCAACACGTTCCTGAAGTGGGAGTACATCTGGGAGGTCTTCCCGGACCTCCTCGGGACGGGCCTGCTGAACACGCTGATCCTGTCGGCGTTCTCGGCGCTGATCGGCACCGTGCTCGGCATGCTGCTGGCCACGATGGGCCTGTCCGGCAAGGCGTGGCTGCGCTGGCCCGCCAGGGTGTACACCGACATCTTCCGCGGCCTGCCCGCCATCCTGACCATCCTGGTGATCGGGCAGGGCGGCGGGATCCTCATCCCGTCGCTGTCGCGGAATCCTTATCCGCTGGGCATCCTGGCGCTGAGCCTGATCGCCGCCGCGTACATCGGCGAGATCTTCCGCGCCGGTATCCAGAGTGTCGAAAAAGGACAGATGGAGGCCAGCCGCGCGCTGGGCATGAGCTACACCAAGGCGATGGCGCTCGTCGTCATCCCGCAGGGGGTGCGGCGCGTGCTGCCCGCGCTGGTGAACCAGTTCATCGCGCTGGTCAAGGACTCCAGCCTGGTGTACTTCCTCGGCTTCCTCGCCGAACAGCGCGACCTGTTCCGCATCGGGCAGGACCTCGCGGCCAACACCGGGAACCTGTCGCCGCTGGTCGCGGCCGGTGCCGTCTACCTGGTGATCACCGTGCCGCTGACGCATCTGGTCAACTACATCGACAAGAAGCTGCGCACCGGCAAGAAGGTCCGCGCTGACGACGAAGGCCCCGAAACGGAACTCCTGAACGCCGGAAAGGTGCCGATGTCATGA
- a CDS encoding amino acid ABC transporter ATP-binding protein, translating into MTAAVRSSSVELRDIHVSFGTLEVLKGVDLKVEKGRTTCIIGPSGSGKSTLLRCVNRLQEPDSGDLLLGGESVISADPDALRQRVGMVFQHFNLFGHRSVLDNITLPLRSVRKLGKEEAAEIAHARLAEVGLADKAPYRPSALSGGQQQRVAIARALAMEPEVMLFDEATSALDPELVKGVLNLMAGLAERGLTLLVVTHEMGFARGVADEVAFMDDGKIVEHDAPEAIFDAPQSERLQRFLSQVL; encoded by the coding sequence ATGACCGCCGCCGTCCGTTCTTCCAGTGTCGAACTCCGCGACATCCATGTCTCCTTCGGCACCCTCGAAGTGCTCAAGGGCGTCGACCTCAAGGTCGAGAAGGGGCGCACGACCTGCATCATCGGGCCGTCCGGCTCCGGCAAGTCGACCCTGCTGCGCTGCGTGAACCGCCTGCAGGAGCCCGACTCGGGCGACCTGCTGCTCGGCGGCGAGAGCGTCATCTCGGCCGACCCGGACGCGCTGCGCCAGCGGGTCGGGATGGTGTTCCAGCACTTCAACCTGTTCGGGCACCGCAGCGTGCTGGACAACATCACCCTGCCACTGCGCAGCGTGCGGAAGCTCGGCAAGGAGGAGGCGGCCGAGATCGCGCACGCCCGCCTCGCCGAGGTCGGCCTCGCCGACAAGGCGCCGTACCGGCCGAGCGCGCTTTCGGGCGGGCAGCAGCAGCGGGTCGCGATCGCGCGGGCGCTCGCGATGGAACCCGAGGTCATGCTGTTCGACGAGGCCACCAGCGCCCTCGACCCGGAGCTGGTCAAGGGGGTCCTCAACCTGATGGCCGGCCTCGCGGAGCGCGGGCTGACGCTGCTCGTGGTCACCCATGAGATGGGTTTCGCACGCGGCGTCGCCGACGAGGTCGCGTTCATGGACGACGGGAAGATCGTCGAACATGACGCTCCGGAGGCGATCTTCGACGCTCCGCAGAGCGAGCGGTTGCAGCGCTTCCTGTCGCAGGTGCTCTGA
- a CDS encoding ABC transporter substrate-binding protein produces the protein MKKTLIATLAAGLVAVLAACGGGESATEKTLRVGTLSDAPPNIYVENGNFTGFDNELLKAIATKQNLKLEFVSTDFSSLLGQVSSNQFDIGSSAIAQTEERKKNVDFSSPYNFEVMSIQTKDGSPITEEKALSGKRVAVIQATVGDKWLTSTVPDAQAVRFPGYAPALAALKSGAVDAYILDQAIAETNVKESTDTKLKVVKSFTTDVPHGFAVKKGNTELQTKINDGLKQVIADGTWVKLHDKFLPTAPVPDQFKA, from the coding sequence ATGAAGAAAACTCTGATCGCGACGCTCGCCGCCGGTCTCGTCGCCGTACTCGCCGCTTGCGGTGGCGGCGAATCCGCCACCGAGAAGACCCTGCGCGTCGGCACCCTGAGCGACGCCCCGCCGAACATCTACGTCGAGAACGGCAACTTCACCGGCTTCGACAACGAGCTGCTCAAGGCCATCGCCACCAAGCAGAACCTGAAGCTGGAGTTCGTTTCGACGGACTTCTCGTCGCTGCTCGGCCAGGTCTCGAGCAACCAGTTCGACATCGGCAGCTCGGCCATCGCGCAGACCGAGGAGCGCAAGAAGAACGTCGACTTCTCCAGCCCGTACAACTTCGAAGTGATGAGCATCCAGACCAAGGACGGCTCGCCGATCACCGAAGAGAAGGCCCTGTCGGGCAAGCGGGTCGCGGTCATCCAGGCGACCGTCGGCGACAAGTGGCTCACCTCGACCGTGCCGGACGCGCAGGCCGTGCGCTTCCCCGGGTACGCCCCGGCGCTGGCCGCGCTCAAGAGCGGCGCCGTCGACGCCTACATCCTCGACCAGGCGATCGCCGAGACGAACGTCAAGGAGAGCACCGACACGAAGCTCAAGGTCGTCAAGTCCTTCACCACCGATGTGCCCCACGGCTTCGCGGTCAAGAAGGGCAACACCGAACTCCAGACGAAGATCAACGATGGCCTGAAGCAGGTCATCGCCGACGGTACCTGGGTCAAGCTGCACGACAAGTTCCTGCCGACGGCGCCGGTCCCGGACCAGTTCAAGGCGTGA
- a CDS encoding ABC transporter substrate-binding protein — MKKSLAAAVSAALLAVLAACGGGESAGTLRVGTLSDSKPNAYQENGVFTGFDNELLKAIAANQNLKLEFVSTEFATLLSQVATGRFDIGSSAISQTDERRKTVDFSLPYNYQSLGIEAREGTGITDENSLAGKRIGVVQGTVSDSWLAANAPAAQAVRFPQDAATLAALKTGAIDGAIFDQATAEDYAAKNPDAKLKVVKAITTTIPHGFAVKKGNAELAGKINAGLKAVIADGTWERVHQRFEPNAPVPVEFKARKQ; from the coding sequence ATGAAGAAGTCACTCGCCGCCGCTGTCAGTGCCGCTCTCTTGGCGGTTCTGGCGGCGTGCGGCGGCGGTGAGAGCGCGGGCACTCTGCGCGTCGGCACTCTCAGCGACTCGAAACCCAACGCCTATCAGGAAAACGGCGTGTTCACCGGCTTCGACAACGAGTTGCTGAAGGCCATCGCCGCGAACCAGAACCTGAAACTCGAGTTCGTCTCCACCGAGTTCGCGACGCTGCTGAGCCAGGTCGCCACCGGCAGGTTCGACATCGGCAGCTCCGCGATCTCGCAGACCGACGAGCGCCGCAAGACCGTCGACTTCTCCTTGCCGTACAACTACCAGTCGCTCGGTATCGAGGCCCGTGAGGGCACCGGCATCACCGACGAGAACTCGTTGGCGGGCAAGCGGATCGGTGTCGTGCAGGGCACGGTGTCGGACAGCTGGCTGGCGGCCAACGCGCCTGCCGCGCAGGCCGTGCGGTTCCCGCAGGACGCCGCCACGCTCGCCGCGCTCAAGACCGGCGCGATCGACGGCGCGATCTTCGACCAGGCGACCGCCGAGGACTACGCGGCGAAGAACCCGGACGCGAAACTCAAGGTGGTCAAGGCGATCACCACGACCATCCCGCACGGTTTCGCGGTCAAGAAGGGCAACGCCGAGCTGGCCGGCAAGATCAACGCCGGGCTCAAGGCGGTCATCGCCGACGGGACCTGGGAAAGGGTGCACCAGCGCTTCGAGCCGAACGCGCCGGTGCCCGTGGAATTCAAGGCCAGGAAGCAGTAA
- a CDS encoding substrate-binding periplasmic protein — MRSTLSKIVAVVTAGAATLALAACGSGDTAASGQKLRVGTLTDAPPSIYLENGNFTGYDNELLRDIAKREGFEVEFVGTEFAGLLAAVATNKFDIGSSTISTTEARKKTVAFSNGYSTGFTTILTKKDANLKDVGAFTGKRLGVVQASVQDDFASGKVPGANVVRFPDYNAGFAQLKAGSLDGWVVPKDIGQKYIDQNPAVPLEFGYTVETKDTPSAFAVRKDNKDLLKKLNDGLAKAVADGTVARLHAQFFKTEPLPKELEQGGPGLPVQNPGV; from the coding sequence ATGAGATCCACGCTGTCGAAAATCGTCGCCGTCGTCACGGCTGGTGCGGCCACCCTCGCCCTGGCCGCCTGCGGCTCCGGCGACACCGCCGCGAGCGGTCAGAAGCTGCGGGTCGGCACCCTGACCGACGCGCCGCCGTCCATCTACCTGGAGAACGGCAACTTCACCGGCTACGACAACGAACTGCTCCGCGACATCGCGAAGCGTGAGGGCTTCGAGGTCGAGTTCGTCGGCACCGAGTTCGCCGGTCTGCTGGCCGCCGTCGCCACCAACAAGTTCGACATCGGCAGCTCCACGATCTCCACCACCGAGGCCCGCAAGAAGACCGTCGCGTTCAGCAACGGCTACAGCACCGGGTTCACCACGATCCTCACCAAGAAGGACGCGAACCTCAAGGACGTCGGCGCCTTCACCGGCAAGCGGCTCGGCGTCGTGCAGGCGTCGGTGCAGGACGATTTCGCGAGCGGCAAGGTCCCCGGCGCCAACGTCGTCCGGTTCCCCGACTACAACGCCGGTTTCGCGCAGCTGAAGGCGGGCAGCCTCGACGGCTGGGTCGTGCCGAAGGACATCGGGCAGAAGTACATCGACCAGAACCCGGCCGTGCCGCTGGAGTTCGGCTACACCGTCGAGACCAAGGACACGCCGTCCGCGTTCGCCGTCCGCAAGGACAACAAGGACCTGCTGAAGAAGCTCAACGACGGCCTCGCGAAGGCCGTGGCGGACGGCACCGTCGCCCGCCTGCACGCTCAGTTCTTCAAGACCGAGCCGCTGCCGAAGGAACTCGAGCAGGGCGGCCCCGGCCTGCCCGTCCAGAACCCGGGGGTCTGA